GCGGCTGGCTGCTGTAGCACAGCGCGCGCACCAGCATGGGCAGACTGGCGCCGGCCACCGCCTCGACGCGGCCCGGCCGGATCAGCCGGCTGGCGATGTTCGATGGCGTGCCGCCGTACATGTCGGTCAGCACCACCACGCCCTCGCCCTGCTCCAGCTTGTCCACCAGTCCCTGCGCTTCGGCCAGCTTGCGCTCCGGGTCTTCGGTCTTGTCCACCGCCATCACAGCCAGATTGTCCGGCTCTCGGCCCAGGATGTGCTTGGCGCAATCAGCCAGGCTGCGTCCCAGGTCCCCATGTGCAATTATCAGAACACCTACCATGCCCGAGTCTTCGAATTGGTGGGCCGGACGAATCCAGCCGCTTGATTTGAACCGCGCGGCGACGCCGAACCAACCGGCGCGCCGCGCATCCGCGAAATCAATCTTCCTGAATTGTAACAGCTGAATTCTCGCTGCGGCGGTACCAGGCCAGCTTGTCCGCCAATTCCACCACTTCTCCGACGATGATCAGCGCCGGCGACGCGATGCCGTGCGAAGCCATCAGACCGGGCAGCGTGGCCAAAGTGCCGCACACCGTGCGCTGCCTGTCGGTGGTGGCCCACTCCACCGCCGCCGCCGGCGTGGCCGCGGCGCGGCCGTTGTCGACGAAGGCCTGGCACAGCTCGGCTGCGGTGGATACCCCCATGTACACCACCACGGTCTGCTGCGGCCGGGTCAACGCCTGCCAGTCCAGATCCATGCTGCCGTCCTGCTTGTGGCCGGTGACGAAAGTCACCGACTGCGCGTAATCGCGATGAGTCAGCGGAATGCCGGCATAGGCCGCCGCGCCGCTGGCCGAGGTGATGCCGGGCACCACCTCGAAGGCGATGCCCTGCTCCGCCAGGGTGGCGATCTCCTCGCCGCCGCGGCCGAAGGTGAACGGATCGCCGCCCTTGAGCCTGAGCACCCGTTTGCCCTGGCGGGCCAGATCCACCAGCAACTGGTTGATGTCGTCCTGCGGCAACGCATGGTTGGCGCGCGCCTTGCCCACGTAAATCCGCTCCGCGTCGCGCCGCACCAGCTGCAGCAGCTCCGGTGCCACCAGTTTGTCGTACAACACCACGTCGGCCTGCTGCATCAGCCGCAGCGCGCGGAAGGTCAGCAGATCGGGATTGCCGGGGCCGGCGCCCACCAGATAGACCGCGCCGGCGCGGTCGGGGGCGTCCGTCGCGATGCGGCGCGCCATCTCGGCTCGCGCCGCCTCTTCGTCTCCGTTCATCACCATGTCGGCCAGCGGGCCTTCCAGCGCCGTCTCCCAGAAGCGGCGACGAGCGTCGACGTCGGGAAAACGCGCCTTGACCGCGTCGCGGAACGAGGCGCCGAAGCGCGCCAGCCTGCCGTAGCCGGCCGGAATCAGGCTTTCCAGCCGCGCGCGGATCGAGCGCGCCAGCACCGGCACGCTGCCCCCGCTGGCCACCGCGACCATCAAGGGCGAGCGGTCGATGACCGCCGGACTGATGTAGCGCGAGGATTCGGCGTCGTCCACCACGTTCACCAGCACGCCGCGCGCCTCGGCATCGGCGGCCACCCGGCGGTTGGTGTCGGCGTCGTCGGTGGCGGCCACCGCCAACCGCAGCCCGTCCAGCATCGCCGGCTCGTAGCGCCGCGGCAGATGCTCCAGCTCGCCGGCGGCGGCCAGCTCGGCCAGCTCCGGCGCCAGCTCCGGCGCCGCCACCTTCAGCGCGGCGCCCGCCGCCAGCAGCAAGCGCGCCTTGCGCAGCGCCACTTCGCCGCCGCCCACCACCAGACAGGGCTGCTGCCGCAGCTTGAGAAATATCGGGAAGAATTCCATTGCACACTCCACGCCTGAGGCCTGTTGCCGGCCTGTCCGCGCATCGTGCGGCAGGCTTGTCGTTAGCACCCAAGCATACTGTATTTGTTGCGTAAATACGACGCCAAAGCGCGGCTTCGCGCCGCCGCCTGCGGCGCATCCGGCCGCAAGTGTCAAAATTCCCGTTTCGACTCACCTTCGTCGCCCTGGAGCGCTGTTTGATTCTCCGTCCCTTTGCCCGCCGGCCCGCCCTCGCCGCGCTGGTCTGCTTGCCCTTGCTGCTGTCCGTTCCCTTGTCGGCGATGGCGGCCGGCCGCCACGCGCAATGGCTGGGCCAGACAGGCTGGCTGCTGGCCATGGGCTGCGGCGCGTTATGGCTGTACGGCCGCGAGCAGCGGCGCAAGGCCCGCGCCACGCTGCAGGACGCTTGCCTGGGGTTGCTGGAGTTCGATCTGACCCAGCAATACGTTCGCGGCAGCGTCCACACCCTGCAGCGGCTGCTGGGCCTGCCCGCCCACACCCGCGGCATGAACTGCGCGCGTTGGCTGATGCTGCTGCACCCCGAAGACCGCCAACTGTTCTCCAATCTGCTGCTGCACCCGCCCGGCAACCCGGAAACCGGCTACGAGATGCGCATCCGCCACCACAGCGGCCATTGGGAATGGCTGGAAATGAACCTGCAGCCGGCTTGGCGCAACGGCAAGGTGCAGCGGCTCACCGCCATCTGCCGGGTGATCACCGCCCGCAAGCACGACGAGGCGGCGATGCTGCAGCGCGAGCAGCAATTCCGCACCCTGGTGGAAAACGCCGAAGACATCATCGCCCGCTACGATCTGGAGCTGCGCTGCCTGTTCATCAACCGCAGCGTCAGCCGCTTCTCCGAACTGCCTCTGGACGAGCACCTGGGCAAGACGCCGCGCCAGAAAGGCTGGTCGGACGATGCCAGCGACCGCTTCGAGCAGGAGTGCCAGCTGTTGATCAACAACTGGGAGGCGCGCCGCTTCGAACTGGAGCTGCAGCACCGCCAGCAACGCCATATTTTCGAGATCCGCCTGTTCCCGGAGTTCGACAGCGCCGGCATGCTCAAGTCCATCCTGTCGGTGGACCGCGACGTCACCGCCACCCGCCAGGGAGAACGGCTGCTGGCCGAGGAAAACGAGGTGCTGGAAATGATAGCCGGCAACCATCCGCTGCCGCAGACGCTGGAGCAGATCTGCCAGATGATGGAGTCGCAGCAGCCCGGCGGCATGTGCAGCGTGCTGCTGCTGGAAGAGAATGGGCAAGCGCTGCGCTTCGCCGCCGGCATGAGCCTGCCGCCGGCCTACCGCAAGCTGTCCGAGCGCGTGGCGGTCGGCCCCAGCGTCGGCTCCTGCGGCAGCGCCGCCCACTGGAAGCGCGCCATCGTCGTCGACGACATCCTGAACAGCCCCTTGTGGGCCCACGCGCTGGACCGGGTGCGCCCTTTCGGCCTGCGCGCCTGCTGGTCCATTCCCATTTTCTCCAGCGACAGCCAGCTGCTGGGCACGCTGGCCACCTATTACCGCGAGCCGCGGGGCCCCTTGCCGGAAGAGCTGGCGCTGGCGCTGCGCATCACCCGCATCATCGCCATCGCGCTGCAGCGCGACGGCCACGAAAGGCAGCTGTACCGGCTGGCCACCCAGGACGGGCTGAC
This genomic window from Chromobacterium phragmitis contains:
- the cysG gene encoding siroheme synthase CysG, with translation MEFFPIFLKLRQQPCLVVGGGEVALRKARLLLAAGAALKVAAPELAPELAELAAAGELEHLPRRYEPAMLDGLRLAVAATDDADTNRRVAADAEARGVLVNVVDDAESSRYISPAVIDRSPLMVAVASGGSVPVLARSIRARLESLIPAGYGRLARFGASFRDAVKARFPDVDARRRFWETALEGPLADMVMNGDEEAARAEMARRIATDAPDRAGAVYLVGAGPGNPDLLTFRALRLMQQADVVLYDKLVAPELLQLVRRDAERIYVGKARANHALPQDDINQLLVDLARQGKRVLRLKGGDPFTFGRGGEEIATLAEQGIAFEVVPGITSASGAAAYAGIPLTHRDYAQSVTFVTGHKQDGSMDLDWQALTRPQQTVVVYMGVSTAAELCQAFVDNGRAAATPAAAVEWATTDRQRTVCGTLATLPGLMASHGIASPALIIVGEVVELADKLAWYRRSENSAVTIQED
- a CDS encoding sensor domain-containing diguanylate cyclase, coding for MILRPFARRPALAALVCLPLLLSVPLSAMAAGRHAQWLGQTGWLLAMGCGALWLYGREQRRKARATLQDACLGLLEFDLTQQYVRGSVHTLQRLLGLPAHTRGMNCARWLMLLHPEDRQLFSNLLLHPPGNPETGYEMRIRHHSGHWEWLEMNLQPAWRNGKVQRLTAICRVITARKHDEAAMLQREQQFRTLVENAEDIIARYDLELRCLFINRSVSRFSELPLDEHLGKTPRQKGWSDDASDRFEQECQLLINNWEARRFELELQHRQQRHIFEIRLFPEFDSAGMLKSILSVDRDVTATRQGERLLAEENEVLEMIAGNHPLPQTLEQICQMMESQQPGGMCSVLLLEENGQALRFAAGMSLPPAYRKLSERVAVGPSVGSCGSAAHWKRAIVVDDILNSPLWAHALDRVRPFGLRACWSIPIFSSDSQLLGTLATYYREPRGPLPEELALALRITRIIAIALQRDGHERQLYRLATQDGLTELNNRRQFIELADREIERSRRHGGAVTVLMMDLDRFKDINDQYGHAVGDEVIRHFSQVCREVLRASDLCGRLGGEEFAAVLPETGMDAALLVAERLRGLAGAARLDTAGGLLGYTVSIGIAERQPEESGIDEVLGRADRQLYRAKRGGRNRVCGAALALSS
- a CDS encoding PTS sugar transporter subunit IIA; translation: MVGVLIIAHGDLGRSLADCAKHILGREPDNLAVMAVDKTEDPERKLAEAQGLVDKLEQGEGVVVLTDMYGGTPSNIASRLIRPGRVEAVAGASLPMLVRALCYSSQPLEIVVSKAITGGLEGVLYIIPGEGNAAI